In Gopherus flavomarginatus isolate rGopFla2 chromosome 5, rGopFla2.mat.asm, whole genome shotgun sequence, one DNA window encodes the following:
- the LOC127051079 gene encoding NACHT, LRR and PYD domains-containing protein 3-like, translating to MKDRRTSSAYSLCQGLKDPNCKLKTIVLSSCKLSFAFPEDLSPKTLFTNKSLEKLDLSANTLGELGLQHLCEGLKHPHCNLQTLLLWQCHLTAACCGDLAAALSTNQSLTELELSGNELGDSGIKGLCEGLKHPSCKLQKLMVWDCHLTNACCGDLSSLLSTNQSLKELNLSSNNLSYSGVKFLCEGLKHPNCKLEKLDLSEIHIDEITTKELEVLLKIKLGLSIVHNAASSHQNPGTRTRRMECLLSQCHTFICRLMSRSSETMWNIFVMHCWEVGLVLLLSIATYWFTG from the exons ATGAAAGATCGGAGAACTTCATCTGCATACTCATTGTGTCAAGGACTGAAGGATCCCAATTGTAAACTAAAGACAATAGT CTTGTCCAGCTGCAAACTCTCATTTGCTTTCCCTGAGGACCTCTCCCCTAAGACCCTCTTTACAAACAAGTCCCTGGAAAAGCTGGATCTGAGTGCTAACACACTGGGAGAGTTAGGACTGCAACATCTGTGTGAGGGACTGAAACATCCACACTGTAACCTGCAGACACTGCT GTTGTGGCAGTGCCATCTCACAGCTGCTTGCTGTGGGGATCTCGCTGCTGCCCTCAGTACAAACCAGTCCCTGACTGAGCTGGAGCTGAGTGGGAATGAACTGGGAGATTCAGGAATTAAAGGTCTGTGTGAAGGACTGAAACATCCCAGCTGTAAACTGCAGAAATTAAT GGTTTGGGATTGCCATCTGACTAACGCTTGCTGTGGAgatctctcctctctgctcagcacaAACCAGTCCCTGAAAGAGTtgaacctgagcagtaataaccTGAGTTATTCAGGAGTGAAATTTCTGTGTGAAGGACTGAAACATCCAAACTGCAAGTTAGAGAAGCTCGA TTTGTCAGAAATCCACATAGATGAAATAACAACCAAAGAATTGGAAGTTTTGCTGAAGATAAAACTTGGCTTGTCAATTGTGCATAATGCAGCATCCAGCCATCAGAACCCAGGTACAAGGACAAGGAGGATGGAATGTCTTCTATCTCAGTGTCATACATTCATTTGTAGACTAATGTCTCGGAGTTCAGAAACGATGTGGAATATTTTTGTGATGCACTGTTGGGAGGTTGGACTTGTTCTGCTATTAAGCATTGCTACATATTGGTTCACTGGTTGA